Below is a window of Dehalococcoidales bacterium DNA.
ATCCTGCGGGCGGTGGCGGTAACCAGTGAAAACTGCATTTTCCAGAACCACCTGGACGTTATCAGCGCCGCTGAAGAACAACTGGCCCGTTTACGCAAATACCCGGGGCTCCGGTCTTACTTCGACCTCAAGAAAAGTGACATCCCGGCGGACAGCAGCGGCTTCCCCACCAGTATCGTCCCGGGGCAGCAGGAAGAAATCCGGACGCTGCAAGGGGTGATAAACTGGCTCACCCGCCTGATGAAAGACATCAAAAATCCCCTCACCACCCTGGAAGAGTCCATCAAAAGCCTGGAGGCGGCACAGGAAAAAACCAGCCAGGCCGCCCGGCAGTCCTTCGTAAACACCATAAGGGAAAGCGCCAGCCGGCTGGATAACATTGTGGAGATGACGGAAAGCATCATCTTAACGACTTTACCCCCGGTACGCACCGTACCGGAAGAAATAAACCTTAAAGACTACCTGGACTGGGTCTGCGAGCAGGTAAAATTCCAGGCGGAGAAGCGGAATATTACCATATCTATACAGGTGGCCGACGATATTGAAAAGCTCCACCTGGACGGCAAGAGCCTGGCCCAGAGCTTACTATATCTTATCGAAGGCGAAGTGCAATCGGCCGACTACAAAGACAAATTATATATCAAGGTATCCGCCCCGGCCGGCCAAAGCATCAACATAGAAATATCCAACCCCAACCGCCAGGTCCCCCAGCAGGTAATCGACCAGCTGCTCCAGGGACAGCCGGTTAGCAGCTCTCATGATATCCGGCTAAGCCGCATCTACCTGGCTAAAATCCTGGTACAGGGACTGGACGGCAACCTGGAAGTTTCCAGTGAAAACGGACAGGGGATTACCTACACCATTATTATTCCTCAAAGCTGGCAGGGCTCCATGCAGGAGGTCAATGCCTTGGTGCTGGCCACGGATATCAGCCGGAAACACGCCCGGGCGGAGATAAAAAAACTGCAAAACCTCGCCGCCTCGCTTAACGGCGACCTGCCGGAAAATGTTCTCAATTGCTTTGACACTCTACGCCACCGCGTGCAGGAGCTGGGGATACTGTGTAACCGCTCGCTGTACCTGGTGGAGGAATACAGAAGCCAGATGGAAGTGCGCCAGGACGGCTGGCTCCAGCGGGAAATAGAACAGGTGCACACCGTGGAAGCCCTGGTAGGCATGTGCGAGGAGATTGCCCGGCCGTTGGCGTCCGGACGTCTCTTCGATTTCGATAGCGCCTCCCGCGTGGCCAGGAACGCCCTGGCGGTAGCCACGGAATTCAAGCTTTCCCTGGATGAACGCCAGGCCCTCTGGCACGCCTCTCTGCTTAAAGACCTGGGGCTGGTGCTATCCACCCGTGCGCTGGTGGATCATGGTTACGTTGCCACCGCCGGGGAAGCCAATGCCGTTAAAGCCCGCTTTAAGCCGGTATGGAAAGCCTTTTCCGCAATCGACTTTATGAAAACACCGCTGGCGCTGATTTCTTACAGCTATGAAAAATACGACGATGGCGCCTGCCCGTCCGGCGGCAACGTCACGGAAATCCCGCTGGGAGCGAGGATACTGGCCGTCGTGCGGGCTTTTGACGCGCTGACCTCCAGCCAGACACCTCCCGGGACCAAAGCCCCTAAAATGGCTTTACAGGAGATTGTCCGCGGCTCGGGGACGATTTATGACCCGGATGTCATTAACGCTTTCCTATTATATGGCAGAGACAGAAATTATTTTAAACCCCAGTCAAATCCCGTCAGGAGGAATGTATCTTGAGTAACATAAGTATCATCGGGGCTGGTTACGTCGGTCTCGTTTCAGCCGTCGGCTTTGCCGAGCTCGGCCACAAAGTAAATTTGCTGGAGATAGCCAGCGCCAGGCTGAACGCCCTGGAACGCGATGAAATGCCAATTATGGAGCCGGGTCTGGCGGAGCTCTGGAAGCGCCACCACGCCACAGGCAGGATAACTCTCACCAATAATCCCATGCGGGGACTACTGGACTCCACCTTCGTTTTTATAGCGGTCGGCACGCCTTCAGCCCGCAGCGGCAAACCGGACCTGAGAGCGCTGCGCAGCGCCGTCAGGGGCATCGCGGAAACCGCCAGCGGCCCGCTGATTGTCGTGGTAAAGAGCACGGTGCCGGTAGGCACGGCGCAGACGGTAGAGGAAATACTCATCAGGCACGGCCGAAACGGCTACAGCTTCCCGGTGGTCTCCAATCCGGAGTTCCTGCGGGAAGGGGCGGCGGTTTACGACTTCTTCCATCCCAGCCGGGTGGTTGTCGGGGCATCCGATGAGGCGGCGGCTAAAGCGGTGGCGGAGTTGTACCAATCCCTGGAAGCGCCGCTGGTCATGTGCGATAACCGCACCGCGGAGCTGTCCAAGTATGTTTCCAACGTCTTCCTGGCGGCCAGGGTGAGCTTCATGAACGAGATGGCGCTCCTCTGTGACGAGTGTGATGTAGATGTGGTAAAAGTCTCCCAGATAATGGGGCTGGACCCGCGCTTCGGCGCCGGATATCTTAACGCCGGCCTGGGCTGGGGCGGCAGCTGCCTGCCCAAGGACGTCAAAGGGCTTATCCACATGGCCAAGAAACGCGGCCTGCACCTGCGCCTGACCAAGGCGGTGCAGCAGATAAATGATAATCAACCGCTGGTAGCGGTGCGTAAACTCGGGCGGCTGCTGGGCCACCTTGAAGGAAAAACAGTAGGCGTACTCGGGCTTTCTTTCAAACCCGGCTCCGATGACATGCGGGAGACGCGCGCGCTGCTGGTTATTTCCCACCTCCTGGACCAGGGGTGCCGGGTCAAAGCCTGCGACCCCGTAGTGGCGGAGAAAGCGGCCAGGCTGCTGCCCGGCGTGGATTGCTGCCGTGACCCTTATGAACTGGCCAAAGGGTGTGACGCCCTGGTGCTGGTGACCGAGTGGGACGAGTTCAAAGAGCTTGACCTGGCCAGGCTGGCCGGTCTGATGAAGCAGCCTGTCATCGTGGACGGCCGCAATGCCTTCGATGTCGAGAAGATGAAAAAGGCCGGGTTTATATATGAAGGCATCGGCCGCGGCAAGTTCGGCGCTAAAGAGTCGGCAAAATACGCCGTTGACCTGGAAAAAAGCCGGGAGCCGGCTTTCAGCAGGGACACCTTATGACCGAGAGACCCG
It encodes the following:
- a CDS encoding UDP-glucose/GDP-mannose dehydrogenase family protein, with the translated sequence MSNISIIGAGYVGLVSAVGFAELGHKVNLLEIASARLNALERDEMPIMEPGLAELWKRHHATGRITLTNNPMRGLLDSTFVFIAVGTPSARSGKPDLRALRSAVRGIAETASGPLIVVVKSTVPVGTAQTVEEILIRHGRNGYSFPVVSNPEFLREGAAVYDFFHPSRVVVGASDEAAAKAVAELYQSLEAPLVMCDNRTAELSKYVSNVFLAARVSFMNEMALLCDECDVDVVKVSQIMGLDPRFGAGYLNAGLGWGGSCLPKDVKGLIHMAKKRGLHLRLTKAVQQINDNQPLVAVRKLGRLLGHLEGKTVGVLGLSFKPGSDDMRETRALLVISHLLDQGCRVKACDPVVAEKAARLLPGVDCCRDPYELAKGCDALVLVTEWDEFKELDLARLAGLMKQPVIVDGRNAFDVEKMKKAGFIYEGIGRGKFGAKESAKYAVDLEKSREPAFSRDTL
- a CDS encoding HD domain-containing phosphohydrolase; protein product: MNVLVELLNQLQLTNEINSLIEKSKTFAAIYLDIDIQKGCTPANDYSQDEQVIQLLADITREAVKQHGNEDNLIGYPGGDNLMVVTTVPKVRTLCRRILSEFDLRVKSLYPGKKQVKGNDAGDDEAEIENQSPAVILRAVAVTSENCIFQNHLDVISAAEEQLARLRKYPGLRSYFDLKKSDIPADSSGFPTSIVPGQQEEIRTLQGVINWLTRLMKDIKNPLTTLEESIKSLEAAQEKTSQAARQSFVNTIRESASRLDNIVEMTESIILTTLPPVRTVPEEINLKDYLDWVCEQVKFQAEKRNITISIQVADDIEKLHLDGKSLAQSLLYLIEGEVQSADYKDKLYIKVSAPAGQSINIEISNPNRQVPQQVIDQLLQGQPVSSSHDIRLSRIYLAKILVQGLDGNLEVSSENGQGITYTIIIPQSWQGSMQEVNALVLATDISRKHARAEIKKLQNLAASLNGDLPENVLNCFDTLRHRVQELGILCNRSLYLVEEYRSQMEVRQDGWLQREIEQVHTVEALVGMCEEIARPLASGRLFDFDSASRVARNALAVATEFKLSLDERQALWHASLLKDLGLVLSTRALVDHGYVATAGEANAVKARFKPVWKAFSAIDFMKTPLALISYSYEKYDDGACPSGGNVTEIPLGARILAVVRAFDALTSSQTPPGTKAPKMALQEIVRGSGTIYDPDVINAFLLYGRDRNYFKPQSNPVRRNVS